Proteins encoded by one window of Fischerella sp. PCC 9605:
- a CDS encoding ATP-binding protein — protein MVQDKSTNTVRVNARKTDAFDVFNFQHYIGPNPYLDRGALVFDFALTEPWRSLPIEDYVEIIGDRYPQLSKQTYDSHAQLFARTVSEVGKLDMDLHLNHWSVKGDEKHARIAVQSLHADTTHSLIFFVWDWFEAITRDQDIAFEEGLRMLQRKFRQSVYGGPTIYALLRTADKKGIPTFYLWEEGLMQYGYGTKQVRGIATTFDCDSHVDSDFTTRKDDCKAFLDTLGFPVPKGDIVFSEKEAFAVAREVGYPVAVKPVVGHKGIGVTADVQHEDELESAYLRAVKAIPENERIRIIVEKSISGKDYRLLCVNGRFVAATERRPASVVGDGYSTIDELIERENRKSARLDTPTSPMSKIQRDEAMELYLEEQGLSLDSVIEKGRTIYLRKVANLSAGGMSIDATHTVHSDNIILAQDIAQHFRLVCLGIDVIAESLAKSWKESNFAILEINAAPGILMHLNPAVGESVDVPSHILETFFESGVDARIPIITFNQISINELQETIDHILVQHPNRTVGAVCRDGVFVNRSEKFLNKNYNTNVQTLLRNPKLDLLIAEYDQDILEKEGMFYYGSDVVVLNNPTEIEMMLMRDVFDNSTVVIRKGDDITIHRQGLIEEYMLGEDEPPIRVYLKEISTIL, from the coding sequence ATGGTTCAAGATAAAAGTACCAATACAGTCCGCGTCAACGCTAGAAAAACTGATGCTTTCGATGTCTTCAACTTTCAACATTACATAGGGCCGAATCCTTACTTGGATAGAGGGGCGTTAGTATTTGATTTTGCTTTAACTGAACCTTGGCGATCGCTACCTATAGAAGATTATGTTGAAATTATTGGCGATCGCTACCCACAACTGAGCAAACAAACTTATGATTCCCATGCCCAGTTGTTTGCCCGCACCGTGTCTGAAGTAGGAAAGCTAGACATGGACTTGCACCTTAACCACTGGAGTGTCAAAGGCGACGAAAAACATGCCAGAATTGCCGTGCAATCCTTACACGCAGATACAACACACTCCCTAATTTTCTTCGTTTGGGATTGGTTTGAAGCCATTACTCGCGATCAAGACATAGCCTTTGAAGAAGGGTTACGGATGCTGCAAAGAAAATTCCGCCAATCTGTCTATGGCGGCCCCACAATTTATGCCTTATTAAGAACAGCAGATAAAAAAGGCATTCCCACCTTTTATTTGTGGGAAGAAGGACTGATGCAGTACGGTTACGGAACAAAACAAGTTCGTGGTATCGCGACGACATTTGACTGTGATAGCCATGTTGATTCAGATTTTACCACCCGCAAAGACGACTGCAAAGCATTCTTAGATACCTTAGGCTTTCCCGTCCCCAAAGGTGATATAGTCTTTTCTGAAAAAGAAGCCTTTGCGGTAGCAAGAGAAGTTGGCTACCCAGTAGCAGTCAAGCCTGTAGTTGGTCATAAAGGAATTGGCGTCACAGCTGATGTACAACACGAAGATGAATTGGAATCTGCTTATTTGAGGGCCGTTAAGGCCATACCAGAAAATGAACGTATTCGGATAATTGTCGAAAAAAGTATTTCTGGCAAAGACTATCGCTTACTGTGTGTCAATGGTAGATTCGTGGCTGCCACCGAACGCCGTCCAGCATCGGTTGTCGGCGACGGATACTCAACCATTGACGAACTAATCGAACGGGAAAATCGCAAATCTGCTCGTTTAGACACACCCACCTCGCCCATGAGTAAAATTCAGCGTGATGAGGCGATGGAACTGTACCTAGAAGAACAGGGTTTGTCTTTAGACAGTGTGATTGAGAAAGGCCGCACAATTTATCTTCGCAAAGTTGCCAATCTCTCAGCCGGTGGTATGAGTATTGACGCCACACACACTGTTCACTCCGATAATATCATCTTGGCGCAAGACATTGCCCAGCACTTCCGGCTAGTTTGCCTTGGTATTGATGTTATTGCTGAAAGTCTTGCTAAATCTTGGAAGGAAAGCAACTTTGCTATTTTGGAAATTAATGCTGCTCCAGGTATTTTAATGCATCTTAACCCGGCGGTAGGTGAAAGCGTAGATGTGCCTTCGCATATTTTAGAAACCTTTTTTGAGTCAGGTGTAGATGCCAGGATACCAATTATTACCTTTAACCAAATCTCAATTAACGAACTTCAAGAAACTATTGACCATATTCTTGTACAACATCCCAACCGGACAGTTGGTGCTGTTTGTCGTGATGGTGTTTTTGTTAATCGGTCAGAAAAATTTTTGAATAAAAACTATAATACCAACGTTCAAACTTTGCTACGCAATCCCAAACTTGACTTATTGATAGCTGAGTATGACCAAGACATCTTGGAAAAAGAGGGTATGTTCTACTACGGTAGCGATGTAGTAGTTTTGAATAACCCTACAGAAATAGAGATGATGTTGATGCGGGATGTATTTGATAACTCGACTGTAGTGATTAGAAAGGGAGATGATATTACAATTCACCGTCAGGGTTTAATTGAAGAGTACATGTTAGGAGAAGATGAACCGCCGATCAGGGTTTATTTGAAAGAAATCAGTACAATTTTGTGA
- a CDS encoding cyanophycinase: MAGSEIKRQLVIIGGAEDKEGDCRILREFVRRAGGTKARIVIMTAATELPREVGENYIRVFERLGAEDVRIVDTETREDASSSTALEAISKATGVFFTGGDQARITSVIKDTELDQAIHKRFSEGIIVGGTSAGAAVMPDVMILEGDSETNPRIEIVDMGPGLAFLPGVVIDQHFSQRGRLGRLISALAQQPAVLGFGIDENTAMVVTDSQFEVIGEGSITIVDESEVIHSNIEEILKDEPLAMCGARLHILPHGYKFDLKTRRPILNNGSVASAPVMSEVNT, encoded by the coding sequence ATGGCTGGGAGCGAAATCAAACGGCAGTTGGTAATTATTGGAGGAGCAGAAGACAAGGAGGGAGATTGCCGAATTCTACGAGAGTTTGTACGCCGCGCTGGCGGTACTAAGGCACGAATTGTGATAATGACAGCGGCTACAGAATTACCAAGGGAAGTAGGAGAAAATTACATTCGAGTGTTTGAGCGCTTAGGAGCAGAAGATGTTCGGATAGTTGATACCGAAACCCGTGAAGATGCTTCTTCATCTACTGCTTTGGAAGCAATTAGTAAAGCAACTGGAGTATTTTTTACTGGCGGAGATCAAGCTCGCATCACCAGCGTAATTAAAGATACTGAACTCGATCAAGCTATTCACAAACGCTTTTCAGAAGGCATTATTGTGGGAGGCACAAGCGCGGGAGCAGCTGTGATGCCAGATGTGATGATTTTAGAAGGTGACTCTGAAACCAATCCTCGGATTGAAATTGTGGATATGGGGCCTGGTTTGGCTTTTTTGCCTGGAGTGGTGATAGACCAACATTTCTCACAGCGCGGACGCTTAGGACGATTAATTTCAGCTTTGGCACAACAGCCTGCTGTATTAGGATTTGGTATTGATGAGAATACTGCTATGGTTGTTACCGATAGCCAATTTGAAGTGATTGGGGAAGGTTCTATCACTATCGTAGATGAATCAGAGGTCATACATAGCAATATTGAAGAAATTTTAAAGGATGAACCTTTGGCAATGTGCGGAGCGAGGCTTCATATTTTGCCGCATGGATATAAATTTGACCTGAAAACTCGCAGGCCTATTCTGAATAATGGCTCTGTAGCAAGTGCTCCTGTGATGTCTGAGGTAAATACCTAA
- a CDS encoding peptidoglycan-binding domain-containing protein, translating into MAFNINVLKLPVIKLGSNGIYVSAWQSFLKEAEYPIGAVDGDFGKATDQATRSYQQRNGLQADGVVGNNTYSKAAPQGFIFKVPNLSASTLLSYLGFGETEVKDLQKCLNQVAQLNPPLQVDGDFGKTSTKGLAEAYKKRDVRLRGELEGVLSNTTKQKLGADLTQALDIFNEYAKRQRFRLSGSHWAKYFPTSKLISDLASPFRQKVEAFHKAMIDAGCQVIVTATYRPKQRAYLMHYSARISRQEIAPQYVPPLSGVDIEWVHYTNAGSLQAAKDMVEAYGIGGNPVSLNSRHTQGLAIDWNITWNDKIIIKDASGKIVTVGEPRNAALNKAMWKVGASYGVYKLDSDPPHWSSDGK; encoded by the coding sequence ATGGCTTTTAACATCAATGTACTGAAACTACCAGTTATCAAACTCGGTTCTAATGGCATCTATGTAAGTGCTTGGCAAAGCTTTTTAAAAGAAGCAGAATATCCTATAGGAGCTGTTGATGGCGATTTTGGCAAAGCAACTGACCAAGCCACTCGTAGTTATCAACAAAGAAATGGCTTGCAAGCTGATGGGGTTGTTGGCAATAACACTTACAGTAAAGCAGCTCCTCAAGGTTTTATTTTTAAAGTACCTAACCTTTCAGCTAGCACATTGCTGAGTTATCTTGGTTTTGGTGAAACAGAGGTTAAGGATTTACAAAAGTGTTTGAATCAGGTAGCACAACTCAACCCTCCATTACAAGTTGATGGTGATTTTGGTAAAACAAGCACCAAAGGGTTAGCCGAAGCGTATAAAAAAAGAGATGTGCGTTTGCGTGGCGAACTGGAAGGGGTGCTAAGTAATACAACTAAACAGAAACTGGGAGCAGATTTGACTCAAGCATTGGATATCTTTAATGAATATGCAAAAAGACAGAGATTTCGCCTTAGCGGATCCCATTGGGCTAAATATTTTCCTACTAGCAAGTTAATTTCTGATTTAGCTTCACCATTTCGTCAAAAAGTAGAAGCATTCCACAAAGCAATGATTGACGCTGGTTGTCAGGTGATTGTTACCGCTACCTACCGTCCCAAACAACGTGCTTATCTAATGCATTACTCTGCTAGGATTAGTCGCCAAGAAATTGCTCCTCAGTATGTCCCACCTTTGAGTGGAGTGGATATTGAATGGGTACATTACACTAATGCAGGATCGCTGCAAGCTGCTAAAGATATGGTTGAGGCTTATGGTATTGGTGGTAATCCTGTATCGTTAAATTCTCGCCATACTCAAGGGCTGGCAATCGACTGGAATATTACCTGGAATGACAAAATTATTATTAAGGATGCTAGTGGAAAAATAGTTACTGTTGGCGAACCCCGTAATGCTGCTTTAAATAAAGCTATGTGGAAAGTAGGTGCATCCTACGGAGTGTATAAGCTAGATAGTGACCCTCCTCATTGGTCATCCGATGGTAAATAA